In Chryseobacterium lactis, a single genomic region encodes these proteins:
- a CDS encoding DUF4846 domain-containing protein has product MNIKKVISGLVVALTLSNCTQDKTSSHHTASENQSFIPENAVSVNKDKNTVKERFSPPEGYEWIKEKSDSFGYFIENFKLKPYGSPILKYDGSSISTQHLHEAVFDIDTGNKDLQQCADAVIRMRAEYLYKIKKADDIKFHFTSGDLLSWNDYKNGTRAFVNGNSVSFRKTAGFDDSYQNFRNYLELIFNYAGTISLNKETKPVTENSHLKTGDILITPGSPGHVVFVAGVCENTAGKKLFLLAEGFTPAQSIHLLSNPFNKNISPWYDLDVNAPETKTARYIFKPTNFRSF; this is encoded by the coding sequence ACTGCTTCGGAAAATCAGAGTTTTATTCCGGAAAATGCTGTATCTGTTAACAAAGATAAAAATACGGTCAAGGAAAGATTTTCTCCTCCTGAAGGATATGAGTGGATTAAAGAAAAATCGGACTCCTTCGGATATTTTATTGAAAATTTTAAACTAAAACCTTATGGCAGCCCAATTCTAAAGTATGATGGCAGTTCTATTTCTACCCAACATCTTCACGAAGCTGTTTTTGATATTGATACCGGAAATAAAGATCTGCAACAATGTGCAGATGCGGTTATCCGAATGAGAGCGGAATATTTGTATAAGATCAAAAAAGCGGACGACATCAAATTTCATTTTACCAGTGGTGATCTTCTAAGCTGGAATGATTATAAAAATGGCACAAGGGCTTTTGTTAATGGCAATTCCGTCAGTTTCAGAAAAACAGCAGGCTTCGATGATTCTTATCAGAATTTCAGAAATTATCTCGAACTCATCTTTAATTATGCGGGAACTATTTCATTAAATAAGGAAACAAAACCGGTAACGGAAAATTCACATTTAAAAACCGGAGATATTCTTATAACGCCGGGAAGTCCAGGACATGTGGTTTTCGTTGCAGGAGTTTGTGAAAATACAGCTGGTAAAAAATTATTCTTACTGGCCGAAGGTTTTACGCCTGCTCAGTCTATCCACTTATTGTCCAATCCTTTTAACAAGAATATTTCGCCTTGGTACGATCTTGATGTTAACGCACCGGAGACCAAAACAGCGCGATATATTTTTAAACCTACAAACTTCAGAAGCTTTTGA
- the pfkA gene encoding 6-phosphofructokinase yields MKESAVKKIAVLTSGGDSPGMNAALRAVVRTANYYNIECYGVREGYNGLINDDFLKMGARSVKNIINQGGTILKSARSAEFRTKEGRQKAYDNCVKLGIDGLVCIGGDGTFTGAKIFNEEFGIRVIGIPGTIDNDIFGTDNTIGYDTALNTAMEAIDKIRDTATSHNRVFFVEVMGRDAGFIALNSGLAAGALDILIPEKKDSIDELFAKFKNAEKTGKASSIVVVAEGEKLANVYELAEKTKKTFPDYDIRVAILGHMQRGGSPSCADRVLASRLGYGAVTGLMEGQTNVMAGMRSNDLTYTPIEEAIKKHNEINKDLLLISEILAL; encoded by the coding sequence ATGAAAGAGAGTGCTGTAAAAAAGATTGCAGTTCTTACTTCAGGGGGTGACTCTCCGGGTATGAATGCGGCATTAAGAGCGGTAGTAAGAACCGCCAATTACTATAATATCGAATGCTACGGAGTAAGAGAAGGTTACAACGGCCTTATCAACGATGATTTCCTGAAAATGGGAGCACGTTCCGTAAAAAATATAATCAACCAGGGTGGTACCATTCTAAAATCTGCCCGATCTGCTGAGTTCAGGACGAAAGAGGGCCGTCAGAAAGCTTACGACAATTGTGTAAAGCTTGGAATAGACGGATTGGTATGTATTGGTGGAGATGGAACGTTTACCGGTGCAAAAATCTTTAATGAAGAATTTGGAATCAGAGTAATCGGTATCCCGGGAACAATTGACAATGATATTTTTGGAACGGATAATACCATCGGTTATGACACGGCACTGAATACCGCCATGGAGGCAATTGACAAAATCCGTGACACGGCAACTTCCCACAACAGAGTTTTCTTTGTAGAAGTAATGGGTCGTGATGCAGGTTTTATTGCTTTAAACAGCGGGCTGGCAGCAGGAGCTTTGGATATTTTAATTCCTGAGAAAAAAGACAGCATCGATGAGCTTTTTGCAAAATTCAAAAATGCTGAAAAAACAGGAAAGGCATCAAGCATTGTAGTCGTAGCGGAAGGTGAAAAGTTGGCCAACGTTTATGAACTTGCAGAAAAAACAAAGAAAACATTCCCTGACTATGACATTCGTGTCGCCATTCTGGGGCATATGCAAAGAGGAGGTTCTCCTAGTTGTGCAGACAGAGTTTTGGCAAGCAGATTAGGTTATGGTGCCGTAACAGGATTAATGGAAGGACAAACCAATGTAATGGCAGGAATGCGTTCTAATGATCTGACGTATACTCCGATAGAAGAAGCCATTAAAAAACATAACGAAATCAATAAAGATCTTTTACTGATTTCAGAAATTTTAGCACTCTAA
- the gap gene encoding type I glyceraldehyde-3-phosphate dehydrogenase has product MSTIKVGINGFGRIGRLVFRAMTERDNIEVVGINDLINAEYMAYMLKYDSVHGIFPGEVSVEGNDLVVNGKRIRVTAERDPNNLKWNEIGADYIVESTGLFLSKDTAQAHINAGAKKVILSAPSKDDTPMFVMGVNHKELTDDIKILSNASCTTNCLAPLAKVIHDNFGIVEGLMTTVHATTATQKTVDGPSMKDWRGGRAALNNIIPSSTGAAKAVGKVIPSLNGKLTGMSFRVPTVDVSVVDLTVRIEKAASYEEICSVIKAASEGELKGILGYTEDAVVSQDFVGDKRTSIFDKDAGIMLSPNFVKLVSWYDNEMGYSNKLVDMLVHAASL; this is encoded by the coding sequence ATGTCAACAATTAAAGTAGGTATCAACGGTTTTGGTAGAATTGGACGTCTTGTTTTCAGAGCAATGACTGAAAGAGACAACATTGAAGTTGTAGGAATCAATGACCTAATCAATGCAGAATACATGGCTTACATGTTAAAATATGACTCTGTACACGGTATTTTTCCAGGTGAAGTTTCTGTAGAAGGAAACGATCTTGTAGTCAACGGAAAAAGAATCAGAGTAACTGCTGAAAGAGATCCTAACAACTTAAAGTGGAATGAAATCGGTGCAGACTATATCGTAGAATCTACTGGTCTTTTCTTATCTAAAGATACTGCTCAGGCTCACATCAATGCAGGTGCAAAGAAAGTAATCCTTTCTGCTCCTTCTAAAGATGATACTCCAATGTTTGTAATGGGGGTAAACCACAAGGAACTTACTGATGATATCAAAATTTTATCAAATGCTTCTTGTACTACCAACTGTTTAGCTCCTTTAGCTAAAGTAATCCACGATAACTTCGGAATTGTAGAAGGTTTAATGACAACTGTACACGCTACAACAGCTACTCAGAAAACTGTTGACGGTCCTTCAATGAAAGACTGGAGAGGTGGTAGAGCTGCTTTGAACAACATTATCCCTTCTTCTACAGGTGCTGCTAAAGCGGTAGGAAAAGTAATCCCTTCATTGAACGGAAAATTAACAGGTATGTCTTTCAGAGTACCAACTGTTGACGTTTCTGTAGTAGATTTAACAGTGAGAATTGAAAAGGCTGCTTCTTATGAAGAAATCTGTTCAGTAATCAAAGCTGCTTCTGAAGGTGAATTGAAAGGTATCCTTGGATATACTGAAGATGCAGTAGTATCTCAGGATTTCGTAGGAGATAAGAGAACTTCAATCTTCGATAAAGATGCTGGTATTATGCTTTCTCCTAACTTCGTAAAACTTGTTTCTTGGTATGACAACGAAATGGGTTATTCTAACAAGTTAGTGGATATGCTTGTACATGCTGCTTCTTTGTAA
- a CDS encoding response regulator transcription factor, which translates to MDKKFLTPKKHHPLIKVWNSYPEFLQNTTTMALPAPSIERIIGEIFAPGKFYYYVINLVDSTLSHHHENILEIHGFHKYPVHLKEIIDLLHPDDIEFVMEAERMCIEKMKDINGFDYIQELKSSYCFRLRTSKGNYELFHHQALHTLKDENGKLMQAVNIHTNIEHITHQNSYSVLLSGINGREDFHQMQWSKYNKISESQPAIFTKREVEIITYIARGFSAGEISNVLNISEETVRTHRKNILRKSDCKNCSELIKMAFEWGYL; encoded by the coding sequence ATGGATAAAAAATTTTTAACTCCCAAAAAACACCATCCCCTCATTAAGGTGTGGAATAGTTATCCAGAATTCCTCCAGAATACAACTACGATGGCATTACCTGCACCTTCTATTGAGCGTATCATTGGAGAAATTTTCGCTCCAGGAAAATTCTATTATTACGTTATTAATCTTGTAGATAGTACCTTGTCTCATCATCATGAAAACATTTTGGAAATACACGGATTTCATAAGTATCCTGTGCATCTCAAAGAAATTATTGACCTCCTCCATCCCGATGATATTGAATTTGTTATGGAAGCCGAAAGAATGTGCATAGAAAAAATGAAAGATATTAATGGTTTTGATTATATTCAGGAATTAAAATCCAGCTATTGTTTCAGGCTGAGAACATCAAAAGGTAATTACGAGCTGTTTCATCATCAGGCTCTGCATACCCTTAAAGATGAAAATGGCAAGCTGATGCAAGCTGTTAATATTCATACCAACATTGAACATATTACCCATCAAAATTCCTATAGCGTCTTACTCTCCGGCATTAATGGACGGGAAGATTTTCATCAGATGCAATGGTCTAAATATAATAAAATTTCGGAGTCTCAGCCTGCAATCTTCACCAAAAGAGAAGTGGAAATCATCACCTATATTGCCAGAGGCTTTTCTGCCGGAGAAATTTCAAACGTATTGAATATTTCGGAAGAAACCGTACGAACGCACAGAAAAAATATTTTAAGAAAATCTGATTGTAAAAATTGTTCCGAACTTATCAAAATGGCTTTTGAATGGGGCTACTTATAA
- a CDS encoding oxygenase MpaB family protein, protein MERTVLHPRFKDFPHFKNFWEHGNGKQLIEFSGAEVSFKDFETFSPFFYHVDEMGDQVVKDVYFTKNFLEASKEIEGYIRNGVSETDVVPESVKKLFAQTQKIPAWLDYNLLKSGAELCMRSNLDSLISLRDYCLIGGYDYAYLNKPLIVTEALKKGAVKRLSETLDFWVNATRYDALEIHAKGYEFAIKTRLIHSYARLSIKKHYNEWDTENWGEPINSWDMMATYIGFSLVFLHSLQKLGNTFSKEEEKGIFHLWKYVGYLLGIPEQLLPDDKKQATEYFYLWTSIQPPSDNDSVLLAHSLLNESLENPILKFEFQRKSLKYLHVCCTWFLLDDEVCKRLQIPDASNKKLFPKSKILFNTIYDRLVSRDARIKRGNKDQMKVLKDYLNITKNSNFH, encoded by the coding sequence ATGGAACGAACAGTGCTACACCCCCGTTTTAAAGACTTTCCCCATTTCAAAAACTTTTGGGAACATGGCAACGGCAAACAATTGATTGAGTTTTCCGGAGCCGAAGTGAGTTTTAAGGATTTTGAAACCTTTTCACCTTTCTTTTATCACGTTGACGAAATGGGAGATCAGGTGGTAAAGGATGTTTATTTCACCAAAAACTTTCTCGAAGCATCAAAGGAAATTGAAGGCTATATCCGAAATGGAGTTTCTGAGACTGATGTTGTTCCAGAGAGTGTCAAAAAATTGTTTGCTCAAACACAGAAGATTCCTGCCTGGCTAGACTACAATCTTTTAAAAAGCGGTGCCGAACTCTGCATGAGAAGTAATCTGGACTCTTTGATTTCATTGAGAGATTATTGCCTTATCGGAGGCTATGATTACGCCTACCTTAATAAACCTCTTATTGTTACAGAAGCCTTAAAGAAAGGAGCTGTGAAACGTCTTTCAGAAACATTGGACTTTTGGGTAAACGCAACCCGGTATGATGCACTCGAAATTCATGCTAAAGGATATGAGTTTGCTATAAAAACCCGACTGATTCATTCTTACGCAAGGCTTTCCATAAAAAAGCATTATAATGAATGGGATACTGAAAATTGGGGTGAACCGATCAATTCCTGGGATATGATGGCCACCTATATTGGCTTCAGCTTAGTTTTTCTCCATAGCCTGCAAAAACTGGGAAATACATTTTCAAAAGAGGAAGAAAAAGGAATTTTCCACTTGTGGAAGTATGTGGGATATTTACTGGGAATTCCCGAACAACTTCTTCCTGATGATAAAAAACAGGCTACGGAATATTTTTATTTATGGACTTCCATCCAACCGCCTTCTGATAATGATTCCGTTCTTCTGGCTCATTCTTTATTGAATGAATCACTGGAAAATCCTATTCTAAAGTTTGAATTTCAGCGGAAAAGCTTAAAGTATCTCCATGTTTGTTGCACCTGGTTCTTATTGGATGACGAAGTCTGTAAAAGATTACAAATTCCTGATGCTTCCAACAAAAAGTTATTTCCGAAATCAAAGATACTTTTCAATACTATTTATGACAGACTTGTAAGTCGTGATGCCAGAATTAAAAGGGGAAATAAAGATCAGATGAAGGTATTGAAAGATTATTTAAACATCACAAAAAATTCAAATTTTCATTAA
- the recA gene encoding recombinase RecA, giving the protein MSNIDDKKKALALVLDKLDKTYGKGTVMTLGDDSIDNTIEVIPSGSLGLDIALGIGGYPKGRIIEIYGPESSGKTTLTLHAIAEAQKAGGIAAFIDAEHAFDRTYAAKLGIDLENLIISQPDNGEQALEIADNLIRSGAIDIVVIDSVAALTPKAEIEGEMGDSKMGLHARLMSQALRKLTATISRTKCTVIFINQLREKIGVMFGNPETTTGGNALKFYASVRIDIRKASAPIKNGDEAIGSRVKVKIVKNKVAPPFKMAEFDIMYGEGVSKVGEILDTAVDMGVVKKSGSWFSYEETKLGQGRDAVKDVLKDNPDLSEELENKIKEELKNKK; this is encoded by the coding sequence ATGAGTAACATTGATGATAAGAAAAAAGCACTGGCATTGGTGCTTGACAAGCTAGATAAAACATACGGAAAGGGAACAGTAATGACTTTAGGAGATGATTCTATTGACAATACAATAGAGGTAATTCCTTCCGGTTCTTTAGGATTAGATATCGCATTAGGTATAGGAGGATATCCAAAAGGAAGAATCATTGAAATATATGGTCCTGAATCTTCAGGTAAAACAACATTAACGCTTCACGCTATTGCTGAAGCTCAAAAAGCAGGTGGTATTGCAGCATTTATTGATGCTGAGCACGCTTTCGACAGAACATATGCCGCGAAGTTAGGAATCGATTTGGAAAACCTTATCATTTCTCAACCGGACAATGGTGAGCAGGCTTTAGAAATTGCTGATAACTTAATCCGTTCTGGAGCTATTGACATTGTTGTTATTGACTCTGTAGCAGCTCTTACTCCAAAAGCAGAGATTGAAGGAGAAATGGGTGATTCTAAAATGGGTCTTCATGCAAGATTGATGTCTCAGGCATTAAGAAAACTGACTGCTACTATTTCAAGAACGAAATGTACGGTAATTTTCATCAACCAGTTAAGAGAAAAAATCGGGGTAATGTTTGGAAATCCTGAAACAACTACCGGTGGTAATGCTCTTAAATTCTATGCTTCGGTAAGAATTGATATCAGAAAAGCAAGTGCGCCAATCAAAAATGGAGATGAAGCAATCGGGAGTCGTGTAAAAGTGAAAATTGTGAAAAACAAAGTAGCTCCACCATTCAAGATGGCTGAATTTGACATTATGTACGGGGAAGGAGTTTCTAAAGTAGGAGAAATTCTGGATACTGCTGTAGACATGGGAGTTGTGAAGAAAAGCGGTTCTTGGTTCAGCTACGAAGAGACTAAATTAGGTCAGGGACGTGATGCTGTGAAGGATGTTTTAAAAGACAATCCAGATCTTTCCGAGGAATTGGAAAACAAAATCAAAGAAGAGTTGAAAAACAAGAAATAA